A genomic window from Patescibacteria group bacterium includes:
- the mraZ gene encoding division/cell wall cluster transcriptional repressor MraZ has product MFLGEYKHNLTKGNRLALPSKIRNEIETSEIVLARGFEACVLGYQKSTWEEISKAELAKPVSEIEARKIRRQLFSGAILIEIDQQGRVVVPKNLLSYAKIKNEAMVIGAGDHFEIWDSLTWKNYKEENYGSS; this is encoded by the coding sequence ATGTTTTTAGGAGAATACAAACACAATTTAACCAAAGGCAATCGCTTAGCTTTGCCAAGCAAGATTAGAAATGAAATCGAAACCAGTGAAATTGTTTTGGCGAGAGGTTTTGAAGCTTGCGTTTTAGGCTATCAGAAATCGACCTGGGAAGAGATTTCAAAGGCAGAACTAGCCAAGCCAGTTTCCGAAATAGAGGCAAGAAAGATTAGACGCCAGCTCTTTTCAGGCGCCATTTTGATTGAAATTGATCAGCAAGGAAGAGTCGTGGTACCTAAAAATTTATTAAGCTATGCCAAGATCAAAAATGAAGCAATGGTGATTGGTGCCGGTGATCACTTTGAAATTTGGGACTCATTAACTTGGAAAAACTATAAGGAGGAAAATTATGGTTCGTCTTAA
- the rsmH gene encoding 16S rRNA (cytosine(1402)-N(4))-methyltransferase RsmH — translation MARFHKPVLLKKVLEYLEVKEGEKYLDATAGGGGHTQAILKLGGKILAIDCDPEAVKAARVYLASACPPGKHYFWRLVSGNFKDLKEIAKKEGFSEVAGILFDLGVSSYQLETEERGFSFRDNGPLDMRMDPRLGVTAADLINGLNKGELNEIFSKFSQEHYSRRFAEAICQSRRLRPIRTTGELVAVIEKALPGKAKRKMKIHPATRVFQALRIVVNDELNNLKEALPQAQDLLKPKGRLAIISFHSGEDRIVKQFFKDKESTSQLRIITKKPIRPTLEEIKENPRSRSAKLRVAEKNKNINEKN, via the coding sequence ATGGCAAGGTTTCATAAACCGGTTCTTTTAAAAAAAGTTCTTGAATATTTAGAAGTTAAAGAAGGGGAGAAGTATCTTGATGCTACCGCCGGTGGCGGTGGGCATACCCAAGCAATTTTAAAATTAGGTGGAAAAATTTTAGCGATTGATTGTGATCCCGAAGCAGTTAAAGCCGCCAGGGTTTACCTGGCTTCAGCCTGCCCTCCAGGTAAACACTACTTCTGGCGGCTGGTTTCGGGAAATTTCAAGGATCTTAAAGAGATCGCTAAAAAAGAGGGTTTCTCGGAGGTTGCCGGTATCCTCTTTGATTTAGGTGTTTCTAGTTACCAGCTAGAAACAGAAGAACGCGGCTTTTCGTTTCGAGACAACGGACCCTTAGATATGAGAATGGACCCGCGGCTAGGAGTGACAGCGGCTGATCTGATTAATGGTTTGAATAAAGGAGAATTAAATGAAATTTTTTCGAAATTTAGTCAGGAACACTATTCTCGACGCTTTGCTGAGGCTATTTGTCAGTCCCGTCGGTTAAGGCCGATTAGGACAACCGGCGAGCTGGTGGCGGTGATTGAAAAGGCTTTGCCAGGTAAAGCCAAGCGAAAAATGAAAATCCATCCAGCCACCCGAGTTTTTCAGGCTTTGAGAATCGTGGTTAATGACGAACTAAATAATTTGAAAGAGGCTTTGCCTCAAGCTCAAGATCTTTTAAAACCAAAAGGCAGGCTGGCGATAATCAGTTTTCATTCAGGCGAAGACAGAATCGTTAAACAGTTCTTTAAAGATAAAGAAAGTACTAGTCAATTAAGAATTATTACCAAGAAACCAATTAGACCAACTCTTGAGGAGATTAAGGAAAATCCTCGGAGTCGGAGCGCCAAACTAAGAGTGGCTGAAAAAAATAAAAATATAAATGAGAAAAATTAA
- a CDS encoding penicillin-binding protein 2, which yields MEGKARINFLLGCFLAFGLLIIFRLYYWQIVAGDDLAAAAEGQYQVSFEIPAKRGQILASDGFPLATTQESYLVFASLADLDKSPAEIASQLAPILFEEEAATPGGELDREKSLLEMEQLIKERLGRTDLSWVPLKHKASREVKGEVEALLLKGIGFETEQKRSYPEGSSSAHLLGFVGQDINGRDKGYFGLEGYYDLEVRGRSGIVHREKDAAGRPILMGEAKDEEQYHGRDLLTTIDRSVQYIVETELAKGIEHYGAKSGSVIVMEPTGAILAMAAYPGYDPDKYGQYDKELFPNPTVAFSYEPGSTFKIAVMAAALNEGVVKPETKCDQCAGPRVIGEYVIKTWNEEYHPDCTMVDVIKYSDNIGMVFVGEKLGIDKFTEYLAKFGLGQKTGIDLEDELTPNLRPKKDWSFIDLATASFGQGIALTPIQMARIGAVIANDGKLFRPYLVKEIVGEDKKIKIEPQIQSEVISSATAKVMTEMMVNAVDNGEAKWAKPVGYRIAGKTGTAQIPVAGHYDQEKTIASFIGFAPADEPRFVMLVTLREPQSSPWGSETAAPLWFKIAQELFSYYGVLPG from the coding sequence ATGGAGGGTAAAGCCCGAATAAACTTTCTTCTTGGTTGCTTTCTAGCCTTCGGTCTTTTGATTATCTTTCGTCTTTATTACTGGCAGATAGTGGCTGGTGATGACTTAGCGGCCGCGGCTGAAGGTCAATATCAGGTTTCTTTTGAAATCCCGGCCAAGCGGGGTCAAATCTTAGCCAGTGATGGTTTTCCTCTGGCCACCACCCAAGAGTCTTATCTCGTTTTTGCTTCTCTGGCTGATTTGGATAAAAGCCCAGCCGAAATTGCCAGTCAATTGGCCCCGATTTTGTTTGAGGAAGAAGCAGCCACCCCAGGCGGTGAATTAGATAGAGAAAAATCTTTGTTAGAGATGGAACAATTGATTAAGGAAAGATTGGGTCGGACTGATTTGAGTTGGGTGCCCCTGAAACATAAAGCGAGTCGAGAGGTTAAGGGCGAAGTCGAAGCCTTGCTGCTCAAAGGGATTGGTTTTGAAACCGAGCAGAAAAGGAGTTATCCCGAAGGTTCAAGTTCAGCTCATCTTCTGGGCTTTGTCGGTCAGGACATTAATGGCCGCGATAAGGGCTATTTTGGCTTGGAAGGTTATTACGATCTTGAAGTTAGGGGTAGATCGGGGATTGTTCATCGGGAAAAAGATGCTGCCGGTCGGCCGATCTTGATGGGAGAGGCCAAAGATGAGGAACAATACCATGGCCGGGATTTGCTGACGACCATTGACCGGAGTGTCCAATACATTGTCGAAACCGAACTGGCCAAGGGAATCGAACATTATGGCGCCAAATCAGGTTCGGTGATTGTCATGGAACCAACCGGGGCGATTCTGGCGATGGCCGCTTATCCAGGTTATGATCCAGATAAATATGGGCAATATGATAAAGAACTTTTTCCCAATCCGACCGTCGCTTTTTCCTATGAACCAGGTTCTACTTTTAAAATTGCGGTGATGGCCGCGGCTCTTAACGAGGGCGTGGTTAAACCTGAGACCAAATGTGACCAATGTGCTGGCCCTCGGGTAATTGGTGAATACGTGATTAAAACTTGGAATGAGGAATATCATCCTGACTGCACCATGGTTGATGTCATTAAATATTCAGATAACATCGGCATGGTTTTTGTTGGTGAAAAATTAGGGATTGATAAATTTACGGAATATCTTGCTAAATTTGGCTTAGGTCAAAAAACCGGCATCGATCTCGAGGATGAATTAACGCCAAACTTAAGGCCGAAAAAAGACTGGAGTTTCATTGATTTGGCCACCGCTTCCTTTGGCCAGGGAATTGCCTTGACGCCCATTCAGATGGCCAGAATTGGGGCGGTGATTGCCAATGATGGCAAGTTATTTCGTCCTTATCTGGTTAAAGAAATTGTTGGTGAAGATAAAAAAATTAAGATTGAACCCCAAATTCAAAGTGAAGTCATTAGTTCGGCGACAGCCAAAGTAATGACCGAGATGATGGTTAATGCCGTTGATAACGGTGAAGCCAAATGGGCCAAGCCAGTGGGTTACCGAATTGCCGGCAAAACCGGGACCGCCCAGATTCCGGTGGCTGGCCATTATGATCAGGAAAAAACGATTGCTTCTTTTATCGGTTTTGCCCCAGCCGATGAACCTAGATTTGTGATGCTGGTGACTTTAAGAGAACCTCAATCTTCACCTTGGGGTTCAGAAACGGCCGCCCCGCTTTGGTTTAAGATTGCCCAAGAGTTATTTAGCTATTATGGGGTTCTTCCAGGATAG
- a CDS encoding M15 family metallopeptidase produces the protein MQKELEKLMSALDQRRVQLVVPIHEGDVLRKRKSIAGWKTVEIQESNEDLTNLAREKRLRPFIRFAPQYYRQEIPGSVETMWVRTGVAQALYRAALLLPTGCQFEIWDAWRPAPVQKRLFDQYLEVLRKKMKGLTEAELREETQKYVSLPSDDPTKPSPHSTGGAIDLTIVGPDGKTLNMGVPFDYFGSEARTTFYEEKLREGDTAFSEEEKEILANRRLLYSVMITAGFTNYEEEHWHYDFGDQFWGRIKEQPAIYGKAMPLKICLNDEPCTAGAHLN, from the coding sequence ATGCAAAAAGAATTAGAAAAATTGATGTCAGCCCTTGATCAGCGACGAGTCCAACTAGTGGTGCCTATTCATGAAGGCGATGTTTTGAGAAAAAGAAAATCAATCGCCGGTTGGAAAACGGTTGAGATCCAAGAATCCAACGAAGATTTAACCAATTTAGCAAGAGAGAAACGCCTTAGGCCATTTATTAGATTCGCTCCTCAATATTATCGTCAGGAAATTCCTGGAAGCGTTGAAACAATGTGGGTAAGAACGGGTGTTGCCCAGGCCCTCTATCGAGCCGCCCTTCTTTTACCAACAGGTTGTCAGTTTGAAATCTGGGATGCTTGGCGACCGGCACCTGTTCAAAAAAGGCTTTTTGATCAATATCTTGAAGTTTTGAGAAAAAAGATGAAGGGATTAACCGAAGCAGAATTAAGAGAGGAGACACAAAAATATGTTTCGCTGCCTTCAGATGATCCGACAAAACCTTCCCCTCACAGCACCGGCGGGGCAATTGATTTAACGATCGTTGGCCCGGATGGAAAGACACTTAACATGGGAGTCCCCTTTGATTATTTTGGTTCAGAAGCAAGAACAACTTTTTATGAAGAAAAATTAAGAGAGGGTGATACTGCCTTTTCAGAAGAGGAAAAAGAAATATTAGCCAACCGTCGGCTTCTTTATTCTGTTATGATAACAGCTGGTTTCACTAATTATGAAGAGGAACATTGGCATTATGACTTTGGTGATCAATTCTGGGGAAGAATTAAAGAACAACCAGCCATTTATGGAAAAGCAATGCCTCTAAAAATCTGTCTTAACGATGAACCTTGTACAGCTGGAGCACACCTTAATTAA
- a CDS encoding alpha/beta hydrolase, giving the protein MIIQKKKLIAKINLSYYQSTKGEDLIVLLHGWGASKEKLLPLGKALEKQNWQILIPDLPGFGKTKPPSKPWGVNEYAQFVLEIIAALDGKQNIYLFGHSFGGRLAIKIASLYPQKIKGIILCGSAGLSRANFFKRTFFLVIAKIGKVILPKSHSYRRLVYKLAREHDYEKTKGVMKQTFRLVIAEDLKPLLSKIKLPTLICWGLKDKETKFADAQLINSRIKNSQLISFPGLGHKLPYEEPRLLAKKITKWKEGQ; this is encoded by the coding sequence ATGATTATTCAGAAGAAAAAACTAATAGCCAAGATTAATCTTAGTTATTATCAATCAACCAAAGGCGAGGATTTAATTGTTTTACTTCATGGCTGGGGAGCTTCAAAAGAGAAATTATTGCCTTTAGGTAAGGCCTTAGAAAAACAGAATTGGCAGATTTTAATTCCTGATTTACCAGGCTTTGGCAAAACCAAACCACCATCCAAACCTTGGGGAGTAAATGAATATGCTCAGTTTGTTTTAGAAATAATTGCTGCCTTAGATGGAAAACAAAACATCTATCTTTTTGGTCATTCCTTTGGTGGCAGACTGGCCATAAAAATAGCTAGTCTTTACCCTCAGAAAATTAAAGGCATCATTCTTTGTGGTAGTGCCGGTCTCTCTCGGGCAAATTTTTTCAAGAGAACCTTTTTCTTAGTGATAGCCAAAATAGGTAAGGTAATTTTGCCCAAAAGTCATTCTTATCGCCGTCTAGTTTACAAATTAGCCAGAGAACACGATTACGAAAAAACCAAAGGAGTGATGAAACAAACTTTTAGGTTAGTCATCGCTGAAGATTTAAAACCATTACTCTCTAAAATAAAACTTCCTACTTTGATTTGTTGGGGTTTGAAAGACAAAGAAACAAAATTTGCTGACGCCCAACTAATTAATTCTCGGATAAAAAATTCGCAATTAATTAGTTTTCCGGGTTTAGGCCATAAATTGCCTTATGAAGAACCGAGATTACTAGCTAAAAAAATTACTAAATGGAAGGAAGGGCAATGA
- the murF gene encoding UDP-N-acetylmuramoyl-tripeptide--D-alanyl-D-alanine ligase, with amino-acid sequence MEGRAMITKTIILGLWLISLLKNTLFHTYLWQLKEYRFDRLTPHLKLKTSRRMFFSPLFLIKWLLLIVFFIMPIELRNWFPFLVALIFLIEALDFLRRILIRQIVRPQFTLRTIEIVSSSLFLISLAIWLFVSQLNLWTFAFCLLLFERLMPIAILFQVFLTKLPVSLAQKRKVKIAKEKLEQLPNLKIVGVTGSYGKTSTKDFIAQILAKKYKVAKTEGTNNTKIGISQNIIEKINQDIEIFVVEMGAYKKGEITDLCQLVQPQIAVITGINEQHLALFGSLKNLIEAKYEIIGNLPKDGIAILNGNNRYCLEMAKKASKSFKTILYKRGKPRKLPGFTNVIWLDSISEKQEGTAFKINSDGKYLSLKTSLKGESNFDNFLGAIAVAKELGLTDIQIKEAVSQLQSNDRAMKSIQGIKKMTLIDDTFSSNPNGFLAAIKILEKVESQTKVVITPGIIELGSASPRIHQEIGQALRGKVDLVILTNDNFLDDFQKGMGRGKTRLIVENNPKKIKEILAKESPKITVLLEGRLPVNLIQALKQ; translated from the coding sequence ATGGAAGGAAGGGCAATGATTACTAAAACCATAATTTTAGGCCTTTGGTTAATATCTCTTTTGAAAAATACTTTGTTTCATACCTATCTTTGGCAACTCAAAGAATATCGCTTTGATAGGCTAACTCCTCATCTTAAATTAAAAACAAGCCGAAGAATGTTTTTCTCACCGCTTTTTCTTATTAAGTGGCTTCTTCTGATTGTCTTTTTCATTATGCCAATAGAGTTAAGGAATTGGTTTCCTTTCCTTGTGGCCCTTATCTTTTTAATAGAGGCTCTTGATTTTTTAAGAAGAATCCTGATTCGTCAGATAGTCCGTCCGCAGTTCACTTTAAGAACAATAGAGATAGTTTCAAGCAGTCTTTTTTTAATTAGCCTCGCCATTTGGCTGTTTGTTTCTCAGCTTAACCTCTGGACTTTTGCTTTTTGTTTATTGCTTTTTGAAAGATTGATGCCAATAGCGATTTTATTCCAAGTCTTTTTAACAAAATTACCTGTTTCTCTTGCCCAAAAAAGAAAGGTCAAAATAGCCAAAGAGAAGCTAGAACAGCTGCCTAATCTGAAAATAGTTGGTGTTACCGGCAGTTACGGAAAAACCAGTACCAAAGATTTTATTGCTCAGATTTTGGCAAAAAAATATAAAGTTGCCAAAACTGAAGGAACCAATAATACCAAAATTGGTATCAGCCAAAATATTATAGAGAAAATAAACCAAGACATTGAGATTTTTGTTGTTGAAATGGGCGCTTATAAAAAAGGAGAAATTACTGATCTTTGTCAACTGGTTCAGCCTCAGATTGCGGTTATTACTGGTATTAATGAACAGCATTTAGCCCTTTTTGGCAGCTTGAAGAATTTGATTGAGGCAAAATATGAGATAATCGGAAACCTTCCCAAAGACGGTATTGCGATTTTGAACGGCAATAATCGCTATTGTCTTGAGATGGCAAAAAAAGCCTCAAAAAGTTTTAAGACGATTTTATATAAAAGAGGCAAGCCAAGAAAATTGCCTGGTTTTACCAACGTCATTTGGCTTGATTCAATCAGCGAAAAACAAGAGGGAACAGCCTTTAAAATAAATAGTGATGGTAAGTACTTAAGTTTAAAAACCAGTCTCAAAGGGGAATCTAATTTCGATAATTTTCTTGGAGCCATCGCGGTTGCCAAAGAATTAGGTTTAACAGATATTCAGATTAAAGAAGCAGTTAGTCAACTTCAGTCTAATGATCGGGCAATGAAAAGTATCCAAGGAATCAAGAAGATGACGCTGATTGATGATACCTTTAGTAGTAATCCTAATGGATTTTTGGCTGCCATAAAAATCTTAGAAAAGGTTGAATCTCAAACTAAGGTAGTGATCACTCCCGGCATCATCGAACTTGGCTCGGCCAGTCCTCGGATTCATCAGGAAATCGGCCAAGCCTTAAGGGGAAAAGTTGATTTAGTTATTTTAACTAATGATAATTTCTTAGATGATTTCCAAAAAGGAATGGGTAGAGGCAAAACAAGGCTGATTGTCGAGAACAATCCTAAGAAAATTAAAGAGATTCTGGCCAAAGAATCGCCAAAGATTACTGTCTTACTTGAGGGTCGATTGCCAGTTAATCTAATCCAGGCTCTAAAACAATGA
- a CDS encoding DegT/DnrJ/EryC1/StrS aminotransferase family protein, whose translation MIKKPIAISLSPNTEKQDISLAAKMLFSPGQWLKGEKIKELESSFKDYFKVKYAVSFNSGRSAEYALLKAMDLKKNDEVLIQAFTCVVVPNPILWLKAKPIYVDFEKDTLNMSPRDLKKKITSKSKIVVVQHTFGKPAKMDEIKKIAKDKKLLLIEDCAHSLGAKYKNKKLGTDGEAAFFSFGRDKIISSVFGGMAITNNDRIGKKLLEIQKSLSFPSRFWVGQQLFHPLAFEIILPLYNLFSLGKLLLVVFQKLNLLSRAVSGEEKMSRQPRNYPRKLANAQATLALSQFHRLAKFNQKRKEIGEIYRQELKGIKTLKPVSGEIFMRYTILSKQAKAMINEAKKKGILLGDWYQNIVDPQGVNFEKAGYSWGSCPVAEEIASQVVNLPTYPRMGEKEARRVINLVKAFLKKNV comes from the coding sequence ATGATCAAGAAACCAATCGCTATTTCCCTTTCGCCAAATACAGAAAAACAAGACATTTCCCTTGCCGCTAAGATGCTGTTTTCTCCCGGACAGTGGCTAAAAGGTGAAAAGATAAAAGAACTAGAATCGTCATTTAAGGACTATTTTAAGGTGAAATACGCTGTTAGTTTTAACAGTGGTCGTTCGGCAGAATATGCCCTTTTAAAGGCAATGGACTTAAAAAAGAATGATGAAGTTTTGATTCAGGCTTTTACTTGTGTTGTTGTTCCTAATCCGATTCTTTGGTTAAAAGCAAAACCGATTTATGTCGATTTTGAAAAAGATACTCTTAATATGAGCCCCAGGGATTTGAAAAAGAAAATCACCTCTAAATCTAAAATCGTCGTTGTTCAGCATACTTTTGGTAAGCCAGCCAAAATGGACGAGATCAAGAAGATTGCCAAAGATAAGAAACTCTTATTAATCGAAGATTGTGCTCATTCTTTAGGAGCCAAATATAAAAATAAAAAATTAGGGACCGATGGTGAAGCTGCTTTTTTCAGCTTTGGCAGAGATAAAATCATTTCTTCAGTTTTTGGCGGAATGGCCATTACCAATAATGATCGAATTGGAAAAAAGCTCTTAGAGATTCAAAAAAGTCTGAGTTTTCCTTCTCGATTTTGGGTGGGTCAACAGCTTTTTCACCCTCTTGCCTTTGAGATAATTCTTCCTCTCTATAATTTATTTAGTTTAGGTAAGTTATTGCTCGTCGTTTTCCAGAAGCTTAATTTGCTCTCTCGAGCCGTCAGTGGGGAAGAAAAGATGAGTCGTCAACCAAGAAATTATCCTCGTAAATTAGCTAATGCCCAAGCGACTCTGGCTTTATCCCAGTTTCACAGATTAGCTAAATTTAATCAAAAAAGAAAGGAGATCGGAGAGATTTATCGCCAGGAATTAAAAGGGATTAAAACCTTAAAACCAGTTTCTGGAGAAATCTTCATGCGTTATACTATTCTTAGTAAGCAGGCAAAAGCAATGATTAATGAGGCTAAGAAAAAAGGAATTCTTTTAGGTGATTGGTATCAAAATATTGTTGATCCTCAAGGAGTTAATTTCGAAAAAGCGGGCTACTCTTGGGGTAGTTGCCCTGTGGCTGAAGAAATCGCTTCTCAAGTAGTTAACCTGCCTACCTATCCCCGGATGGGAGAAAAAGAAGCGCGTCGGGTTATTAATTTAGTCAAAGCCTTTTTAAAGAAAAATGTCTAA
- a CDS encoding peptidoglycan bridge formation glycyltransferase FemA/FemB family protein, which yields MSKIIKEINNKEDWERFALSQSPNIFLQSWNWGEFHQSLGNKVFHLGLLKNQVITGTALLVKEEAKRGTYLACPGGPLLADWQEDNFKQILNQMIELGRQEKVVFLRVRPSILDNEKNRTIFKKLGFQDAPMHMHAETTWQLDLSPSEEELLAGMRKNTRYYVRRAVKDGVKVFQTKDLKEIETLDRLQMEAVKRHKFIPFPKEFLRKQFQAFIKDEQTALFLAEYKKQILSIAMIIFYGDMAVYHYAGTSSQYPKIPSSYLLQWEAIKEAKKRGCRLYNFWGIAPTDDPKHRFAGVTIFKKGFGGERVDYLHAQDFPLSPLYRVTYSFETIRRKIRRL from the coding sequence ATGTCTAAAATCATTAAGGAAATCAATAATAAAGAAGATTGGGAAAGATTTGCTCTGAGTCAATCACCTAATATTTTTCTTCAGTCTTGGAATTGGGGTGAATTTCACCAGTCTTTAGGCAATAAGGTTTTTCATTTGGGGCTTTTAAAAAATCAGGTAATCACCGGAACGGCTTTATTAGTCAAGGAAGAAGCGAAGAGAGGAACTTATTTAGCCTGTCCGGGTGGGCCATTATTGGCCGATTGGCAGGAAGATAATTTTAAACAAATTCTAAATCAAATGATAGAGTTGGGTCGGCAAGAAAAAGTCGTTTTCTTGAGGGTAAGACCTTCAATCCTTGATAATGAAAAAAATAGGACAATCTTTAAAAAATTGGGTTTTCAGGATGCACCGATGCATATGCACGCTGAAACCACTTGGCAATTAGATCTTAGTCCTTCGGAAGAGGAGCTTTTGGCGGGGATGCGAAAAAACACCCGCTACTATGTCCGCCGGGCCGTTAAAGATGGAGTGAAGGTTTTTCAGACTAAAGACCTAAAAGAGATTGAAACCCTCGATCGATTGCAAATGGAAGCCGTCAAGCGACACAAATTTATTCCCTTTCCAAAAGAGTTTTTAAGAAAACAGTTTCAAGCCTTTATCAAAGACGAACAAACAGCTCTCTTTTTGGCGGAATATAAAAAACAAATTCTCTCAATTGCCATGATTATTTTCTATGGGGATATGGCGGTTTATCACTACGCTGGAACTTCCTCTCAATATCCCAAAATACCTTCTTCCTACTTGCTTCAATGGGAGGCTATTAAGGAGGCGAAAAAAAGAGGTTGTCGACTCTATAATTTTTGGGGGATTGCCCCCACCGATGATCCGAAACATCGCTTTGCTGGCGTCACCATCTTTAAAAAAGGCTTTGGCGGCGAGCGGGTTGATTATCTTCATGCTCAAGATTTTCCTTTGTCACCTTTATATCGAGTGACTTATTCATTTGAAACAATTCGTCGAAAAATAAGAAGACTTTAG
- a CDS encoding phospho-N-acetylmuramoyl-pentapeptide-transferase: MALFLGLLIFSFVVTSIVIVPFIGFLYRLKFTRKVEAPKNGKVPLFDKMHDWKAGTPVGGGLLIIGLVSLLYAILFPLLRYLGVYVTAVHTLRDELNIIFFSFISFGLLGFYDDFVKFFGKARKGVIGRSFGLSRYVKFFIQLTLALIIASMLYFNLRIDIIHIPLTHIVFYLGWWYIPFAALVIISFVNAYNITDGLDGLAAGLLMICLFAFWILSTAVLDTTLSVFLSLWIGALIAFLYFNIYPARIWLGDSGALSFGATLAVVGLLIGKIFALVFIGGFFVGEAASSLIQIISLRVFKRRVFKIAPFHLWLQARGWEEPKIVSRAWLAGLMLAIIGIWLAII, translated from the coding sequence ATGGCTTTATTTCTTGGTCTCTTGATTTTTTCTTTTGTGGTGACGAGTATTGTGATTGTTCCTTTTATTGGTTTTTTATATCGGCTTAAATTTACTCGGAAAGTTGAAGCGCCTAAAAACGGCAAAGTGCCCTTATTCGATAAAATGCATGATTGGAAAGCAGGGACACCCGTAGGCGGCGGTTTGTTGATTATCGGTTTGGTTAGCTTGTTGTACGCGATTCTTTTTCCTCTTCTTAGATATCTGGGTGTTTATGTTACCGCGGTTCATACCTTAAGAGATGAACTCAATATTATTTTTTTTAGCTTTATTTCTTTTGGTTTATTAGGTTTTTACGATGATTTTGTTAAATTTTTTGGTAAGGCGAGAAAAGGAGTAATTGGTCGGAGTTTTGGTTTAAGTCGTTATGTTAAATTTTTCATTCAATTAACTCTGGCTTTGATAATTGCCTCAATGCTTTATTTTAACCTCAGAATAGACATTATTCACATCCCTTTGACTCATATTGTTTTTTATCTTGGCTGGTGGTACATTCCCTTCGCGGCTTTAGTCATCATTTCTTTTGTTAATGCCTATAATATTACTGATGGTCTTGATGGCTTAGCTGCTGGTTTATTAATGATTTGTCTTTTTGCCTTCTGGATTCTTTCAACCGCTGTTTTAGACACGACCCTATCGGTTTTCCTTTCTCTTTGGATTGGTGCTTTAATTGCTTTTCTTTATTTTAATATTTATCCAGCCAGAATCTGGCTAGGCGACAGCGGAGCACTTTCATTTGGGGCTACTTTAGCCGTAGTTGGTCTTCTAATTGGTAAAATTTTTGCCTTGGTGTTTATTGGTGGTTTCTTTGTTGGTGAAGCAGCCTCAAGCTTAATCCAAATTATTTCCCTGCGGGTTTTTAAACGCCGCGTTTTTAAAATTGCTCCTTTTCATCTTTGGCTTCAGGCTCGAGGTTGGGAGGAACCGAAAATCGTATCCAGGGCTTGGTTAGCTGGTCTAATGCTAGCCATTATTGGTATCTGGCTGGCCATCATCTAG